One window of Caldisericum exile AZM16c01 genomic DNA carries:
- a CDS encoding ribosome maturation factor RimP codes for MERIESIVRKNAERFNMMVIELSITADTIEAIVYRRTKGITVGDLEELTREIQRDLKAIGVEGVYDINLSTPGLDRVLKDRAELDIFEGREVRFTYEDEKGQTVTKEGILRGNAGDEVNFEVDGVMLSVPFSKIVRVALFERMFEKRKGGKK; via the coding sequence ATGGAACGAATAGAAAGTATTGTAAGAAAAAATGCAGAAAGGTTTAACATGATGGTGATAGAGTTATCTATCACCGCTGATACAATTGAAGCAATAGTATACAGGCGGACAAAAGGTATTACCGTTGGTGATCTTGAAGAACTTACAAGGGAGATACAGCGTGATTTGAAGGCAATTGGTGTTGAAGGTGTTTACGACATTAACCTTTCAACCCCAGGACTTGATAGGGTTTTGAAGGATAGAGCCGAACTTGATATTTTTGAAGGAAGAGAAGTGCGTTTTACTTATGAGGATGAGAAAGGACAGACTGTAACCAAAGAAGGCATTCTGAGAGGTAATGCAGGAGATGAGGTAAATTTTGAAGTTGATGGTGTAATGCTTTCAGTTCCCTTTTCAAAAATTGTAAGGGTTGCATTGTTTGAAAGAATGTTTGAAAAAAGAAAAGGGGGTAAAAAGTGA